The DNA region ACCAGCCCTTTCAAAAGTCAGCAACCTACTCCCCTTGAAGATAACAAATTTTTGTAGTAGCATATGTTAACCCACAACCAATCCTTAGTCAAATACAAAGGTCTGTTCCTTTTAAGTGAAAGCAACAGTTAAATGAGGCAAATTGAGCAGCCAACTGTCTCTAAACATACATTAAACCACACTAGAAACATGTACCTTAGCAAGATTCATAGACATTCTTATTGtgaaagaacaaagaaaactCAAGCCATAAACTCGTTACATTCTTCACTGCTATAACGTAACGAAGAATAAGTGCCTAAACAATCATTTTTGTTTTGCAGATAAAGGGGTTGAAGGCTGCAGACAAACAGGCAGTTTGGCAATAACACCAAGTCAAACAGAGAGAAATACATGATTTGAAATGTATTTATCTTAGTATAAAAAGTAGGTTTATCAATTCTTTAATAGAGGATGGACCAAAACTTGATCATTATTCTTGCAAACACATTTTTAAAGCATTTTAGACTAAAGCAATCACAAAAAGGTAGGagtattttaaagaaaactaaagagAAACTGAATATAGGTCCTGAGGGGTAGTCATATAGTATGCATATTATGTTTATCAAATAAGGAATCTTGAACACTTTGCCAGCTTTAGCAGGTCGTTTCTACATGTTTAAAGATACTAAGATTATACTCCTGATGTTTTAACCTTTCTAAAGAAGGGAACATAACCTATGACTCATATTGCCGCCAACAGTCACTTACACAATACAGAATGGCTGGATGCATAATCTAGTCCAAAATATACATGGGTTTAACAACAACTAATTATGCTTGAACAAACATGAGTACATACAGATCAACCACCATACCAAGCATCACCCATATCTTGACTACATGGGCATCATAGGGACATAAACTAAACAAATAAAACGATAGTATCCAATTTGGTCTAAACTGAGCTAAGACACAATGAAGACTGAACTAATGATCTGAACAGTAAGCTAACATTATGTTGGCCTATAAATTCACTAACAGAGGATCAACTAATCTGACGGAGACAAACAAATGCTATCagtcatatcatataacaactaACCTAATCAACTTTAACAAAACAGCATGTGGATCATAACTAATCGAAACAATAATTATTATACAGTGCGTGGTTAACATAAGCAGATTAAGCTAAATAACTCCCAAGGTATTTTCAGCTAGAACCAACTACGTTAACATCTAAACCATACTCAACTGAGAGCAGACAGAGCTAAGCTGCCATACATTTAAAGTAAAATTCAGAACTAATCATGTGCTTCACCTAGTTATCTTATACTACCTGGATCCATATGAAACTGACCAAATCATAAACAGAGCATACTCGGGACAAATCGACCAGTTTAATCTATGCAATCGTCAACAGCCAACAACTCAACAACGATAAATAAACCTAAAACAGACCCATTAAGACTAATAGTAATCTAACAGCTACCACCAAATATCAAACAAACAACACGACGATAGGAAACTACCTAATTAATTAACTAGAGCAAAACTAAAGACTGAACATAAGAAACGCATCAAGATTTACCTTTTTTGTGTGCAGCGAACTGAGGCGGCGGGGGTTGTCGAATCTACTCTCTCGTTATGAATAGACCCGAACACGACGAACGATTCGAACCTTAGATTGAAACAGACCCGAAAGTTTATGTCGAGTAAATGTTTAAGAACAGATGATGATTGATCAAAAGTGTACGAAATGTGAGGGTAAGCTCTGGGAAACGCTGAGTAATCGTTTCCTGAAGAACGCTAAGCAaaacttgtctacaaaaatgtTGAGTAACCGTTGCCCCCAAAATACTGAATCAATTCccaaaaaatctgaaaaatccCCTCCCTAAAACGACTCAAGAACCGCCcctttatagggttttgattcggttttaaaaaaaagaggagcGTATGAGAGAGAGGCGTGGGGGACAGGCGAGGTGGAGGTGGCAGAGATGTGGGGAACAGGGGAAAGTGGCGAGGAGCGTGGGGGGAGCGGGTGAGTGCAGAGGAGcgtgggagagagagagagggtagagagagaaaggaggGGGGCGGctgaagagaaagagagaaagagggggAAAGGGATTAGGTTTAGGGGGAATTAAAACatgtgggccgggtcgggtaatTTTTTGGGCTGGACCGGGTAAAGGGGAATTGGGCTGGTCTGTTGGGTATTTTAGTTGGGCTGAAAATATGGATTGAAAATGTGGGTTGGGTAATAAATGTGGTTGTTTATTTGGNNNNNNNNNNNNNNNNNNNNNNNNNNNNNNNNNNNNNNNNNNNNNNNNNNNNNNNNNNNNNNNNNNNNNNNNNNNNNNNNNNNNNNNNNNNNNNNNNNNNTAATGATTTAAGTATTACTAATGAAGcttatttagaattttatctaattaaaaaaatatttagggagtgtcaaaataaataattaataagataAAAGAAAGTTTAGTAGAAACCCAATTTTTTAATATCCTTTACGACAACAAGACAAGCTAAATATTTCTTGAATACATGATTTTCTCCCCccttgaaattttaaaaacaaaaatgaaaaaggtaatcaaagtatagaaaaaaataaaggaagaaagaaattgCCTTCTTCAACCGTTGAACCGGTTGGTAAACTGAAAGTTTTCTATTGTAGTTTTagttttcatttcattttcttctatttttttttcatccctCCCTAATATTTTAGTTTCCTATATTCAGTCTTCCCTCCTTTCATCCTCTTCTTTCCTTCTATTACTGTAACtttgaaaaaatagaaaaagttaTCCTTTTTAACTAACCAAGTTGATTGAAAATAAAACCACGTTAATAGGCAAACACCAATATaaattctctttttcttcaattagATTATCTTGCCACTTTACTCTTCTCATTACcgcctataaattcaacacatAACTAACttgtcaaaaagaaaagaaaaaaagagttaaCGAAATACACAATGAAAGAGAGCCTAAAAGAAATACTAAAGAATCAAGTGAAAAATAGTACTCGTCTACGAAAGGGATCGCTCCGTTGCTCTAATCATCATCTGGCATCGGCTATACTCCATCAAATTCTTTTCTCTTAATCAAACACACCTTGTAGCTTGTTCAGAACTTTTTCATTGCTTAGCGGTAATTATCAACAACATATGCAAAGcaataatgaagaagaaaatgggATAGCAGTGAATTGGAAGATTGCATGTTGCCATTTTATCTATTGTTGCAACTGTTTCGATGCCTATAGAATATAATTCTTTGTTACAACAATAATTGCCCCATTATGCTCATTATGAAAGTAGCTACGTACATCATTTCTTTTGGAAgggatgattatttatttaacatgagaaattagaagaaaaggCAAACAATTGAGAAAAGCAAAATGCAACATGTTGGTCATAAAGAGGTGCATCATCATGTATAGTATTAATTTGTTTCTTGTTATTATAAATTGATCTTTCTAATGTTTTGTTTCAGATTGGCACGTCCTTAGTTAACATAGGTAATTAACGGCGTTTTGACGATACTCTAAAATTTGATTATTAATTTAACAGATAGATGAATCGAAAACCGACCGATAACCACTGAATAATAACAAACGATATATCGATTTGATAGTGATTTAATACATCTAAAACCGATGACCGATATCgatatgaagtgttaaaaaGCAACGCTATTGAAGCGTAAGTTTCACCTTTTGtaaacaaacacaacaaaacattAAAAATTTGAATGATTACAACATTTTGTTTCTCATGTTAAAAAATGGAAGGCatagatgaaaatgaaagaaatagaAAGCCTCGTACTAACCCCAGTCCTCCATTGCAAAAGGAGTGGATATTTCACTTTGTTCCCACTGCTTAAGGTGGTGGAACTCTTGGCAAAAGGCCCAGCGACAGTTATTGTAGGGTAATAAATAATAGTAGTAATGATGAATTGAACAATGAGGTGTAATTATGTAAGATTAGGAAAAGACGTGactgttgatttttttttttgaagaagtgGCTTTTGGTTCTTACCAAAAAGATGTGACTTTTTTTGTAATACATATAATAAATAGGAAATATGAGAGAAAAGCCAAAAATCtgaggaaaaagataaatagattTTACCGACCTGCGTAAATTCGTAggcgttttaaaaaataacttaccAACCTCACTAGGTCGGAAATTAATTTAATACGActcgcttatatatatatatatatatatatatatatgattatacaCCATATTCTGACTTAAATTTGTGGACTTCGATTGACTGCAGTATAGTGAATACCAATGAAAACATGTCCTTTAAATTCTTATCTCCGCACTCAATTTTGATGTGTATATCTCATTGTTGTGGCCGACCACTTAATCTTGTTGATCATGAGGATTGGTCTCAGTCAGTACTACTGAAGTTGGGTTAATAAGTTGTTTTGAAACATTAAACTGGTTCACATTATTAAACTTGTCcacattatatttaatttagttcaTGAACAAGTAAATTAATGTATTAGGGGATACATGAATTGGTGAAAAATTCTAAATTAGTCTTATGAGTTGTTATTCATATATCTTGTGAGTTCTTATTCATGTATTTGGAATATATGAGGTGTGAACTTATtaataatgatatatatatcttctcTTTTATGGATATTATGAGTAACATACTGGATGATTCACTTATAAATACTTAAATCGTTCTTGTTCGGATGTCGGATGGAAGATTTCCTGTAATTTGTTTAAACATAAAGGATCAAGTCAAATGtgtaaataaaatcatctttcctccatttctcttctaATGAGTTTTGAGTGTAGTTTGTGTTGTCTTGCTCTCCCAAATTTCCAACAAGTTGATCATTCATACGACAATCGTAATTATCCCCCTTACGTTAATAAGAAGAGTGATTTCTTTttgtaaaaagaaaacaaacttCTTTTCTAAAAGAGTTGACAATATTGTTGTCATCTGCATCAAAGGATTTTCATTTTGTTACGTCTTGCATATCATACTTTGTAGGGACGTTCTTACATGCAGATTTGATTTCAACAGTCCAGGTGAATTTCCTTCAGTTCGTCAATTCTTTAAAATACGTGGAACGTAGACCAAATTAAATATATAGGTAGATTGATGTTTTTCTAGTCTATCCATTTCTCTCTCGTTTGTTCCTGTCCTTTGTAAATCAGCTACTCTTTTCATTAGAAAAATAAGACGGACTCTATTGATAGGTCAAAtaattgttttcttttactaatatattttttaacttcAAAAGTGTTGATCCAcggaactaaattttattttattttctaacatgtttacaagaaatttcaaaaaaaaaataaaaaattgacgCATGAAATCATACCAGAATTGTAAGATATGTTGATCGTTGTACTCATTGGTGCGGTGCTAGGATGGTGTGGGATAGGCAGGTTCTTGGTTTGATTAGGCTTCCATAATACATGCAAATGGGTGAAATTAAATCTATTACAGTGTTggtaaatttagaaaatataatgGTACTAGTTTTTTTGCCGAAGCAAATTCAAGATGTCTATTAAAAGAgtcaaaatataatttcatcTTTAAAAAGGATACACACACACTCCTTTAGTTTCATTATATGTGATCCATTTTAACGgagcacaaaaaaaatataaaacgtTTGAAATTTATGATACAAAACAAGTCAAAGATCTATAACATCTTCTTACATATaaaatgggaaaagggtcaGATGTACTCTCCAACTATTGTTTATAGTTTAGATTTGCCATCCGTTAAAGTTTTGGTTCATATTTACCCCTTCCGTTAAAAAACTTGTTACATTTGCCCTTATCACTAGCGGATTGCTTACTAGGAGTTCTTATTTATCCAGACACCatgtatttatataatttttattttattttataccatACCAATTGAATTTGccatataattttcttttttatataaaaaaaatacaataccTAATCTTCTTCTTTATCAAACCACCacttccccttcttcttctccgCCACTGACACCGCCGTCCGCCACCCTCCACCACCGTTGGTTAATTTACTAAAAATTAACCCATTACTTCTCCACTTTTTTTACCCAAACCCAATCTAGATTTATCAAGgaatcttccttttctcatcttcattttcaccgaaatacacacacaacacatacagaTACACACACCACTGCTACATCAAAGAAAAATAGAGGCGACACCACAAAATCAAAATTCTCAACTGTTTTCATCGCTCCTCCACTCATCGCCCCACCATGGAAACCTGTCAATTAGCTCCACCCAAAATAACCATTGAAATTGTATAGAACACCTCAAACTTTCGAACCACCACCCATCTTCATCGGACCATTTGAAACACCAAACAGCCAAAATAAAAACACCACCAAAGCTGAAAAACCAGCTTGTGGTGATTTGATCgaaaagagaggaagaaggGGAAGTGGTGATTTGATGGAGAAGAAGATTAGGTATTGTatgtttttattaaaaaaaaaaaaaaaaaaaaaaattacatggcAAAATTCAATTTGTATgatgtaaaataaaaagaaaaattatatatacacatggcGTCTATGTGGATAAATAAGGACTCCTAGCTAGCAATCTGTCAGTGATACGAGCAAATGTAACAAGTTTATTAACGGAAGGGGTAAATATAAACCAAAACTCTAACTGAGGGCAAATCTAAACTATAAATAATAGTTGGAGGATAAACTTAACCCTTTTCCCtatgaaaattcaaaattacaTCTTTCAAAacgtaaaaaaatattattttgggataaattAGAAAGAAAGGTACAATAGAGACAAATGgagaatatatacataagaaaattgattttttttttttttgacaaaggAGTGATTGCCTCTCGTTGAATTACGAGAGAAACTCATGGAGGAGAGAGAGAAGTGGTGTTGATGGAGAGAGGAGGAAAATGGTATTTTTGCAagatttgaattatttttggattaaactgtaattaataaaatttaggAGTGAGAGAAACATATTATGAACTTTTATTAACAGATCGACACGTGTCTGTGCTACTATTAACTTTTGAAGTGGTCCTAATGTAAAGCTCAAGATCTTACAACAAAGGGTGGAAGAAGGACAAAGACCAACAAGCTGTCATCTCAAGTTTCTCTTTACTTGCTACACGCTAACGTGCTCTTATCCCAAATTTATGTATGCTTCACAATCATCTAAAGTTCTTTCCTCCCTTTTCCATCCCCAGGAAATTATATTCCATGTTCTTGGGAAAGTTTCGGCTTGGAATAACTTAATTTAGtcgttaattttattatttaaaatgaaatcaagtACGTAGCAGCATTGGTAAAACTTCTAATTTTGACCATAAAATCAACTATATACAATTATAATTTGAGACCAAAATTTGAGGATGAACAATATTAAATTCTAAAATTTCTATATTATCAGATCACCTAAAAGATACGTAATAACAATCTTATAATTAACCTAATATATAAGATAGATACacctataataataatatgtaaAAATATAGTGAAGTGTCATTTTCTTCCTACTGTCCATGTATAAAATTAAATCTAAAACTTTAGTTAGGTGCAAAAaattatgttacacctcagaaattatCGCGTCATttgcgtcgtaagtaaactaatgtaAGCCCGAAGAGGTCacggaacccttataaggttaaggaatacttttaTTAAGCGATAAGCAAGTGtttaaaggtttcgggatcaagcgaatcgaagaaattaagtttgttgaaaatttgggaaaacttggcagaattccgacaggaaattttggtccaacttgagagaggcatatctcctagaatatgaggagttacggaatccataacctatgtaaattgaagttcggcGTGTCTTCTTTTCAATGCAACTAACATATCGCAATTCTGAGAAGTACATGATAAAGTAAGACCCGTACAAaaatgtacgtcccgtacattTTGGACGTACCTTACCTgaaatttccagaaagttgaaatttttttttgcctcCAAGTACGGATGAACATTaacccgtactttgaagtatggGATGAACAGTAACCCGTACTTTGTccgaaatttctagaaattggaagtcggtggaattttttttcctaagcCTATAAATAGATGTTTCCACgacttgggcctcattttctcccCAAAATAAATCCCTAATGTCTCTCTAAGCTTCCCTTAACATCCATAAACACTCCAAATTAttccaaatcaaaatcaagagaagatcaacctTGAAAACTTAAgttaatttatggaagttagatGTTCTTGTTTTCACTTGGAATTGTGGGGATTAAGAGCCCgattggattggcttataagttgctgaaaatagcttataagctgttttcagcttttttgagtgtttggctggccagcttaaagccattttgtgcttaaaataagcccaaaaaaaataattagctgctttttttaagcccatccaaatagGCTCTAAGTCTTGGagcaagttgtgtgagttgaaattcttcaaatacaaggtatattcttcatcttatctcttatgttaagttgatttgaaggtttagcaagtcttaaaagtggaAAGAGTTATGGGGaaaagtcataaagtgttgtgttgtagttgttggctatgaattgaatttgaaaataagtttttgagggatttgagtctagtttgaatgtaatttcTTAggtatgatattattgatgttatttgataATTATGCAACTtgattaaagaaagaaaaggtgaaGAGAAGTCCAAACATGAGTTGGGAACTATGTTGAGTTTaaggactgttttgagcatctTGTGGCTGCATTGTTAAGTTAATTTCCATGAATATGAgtagtatctaatgttgttgatgtgttgatgagattatactccttggttgggaagaaaggaagtgtatattggtATACTTTGGGCTGTTTGGAGTGTATTCTTTAGATGGACAGTGAAAGGAGTATTGAAGGACTTTTGTAAGCTTCTTGTTGTTATCGTGGGATTGTTGTACATGTTGAGGTGATTGGAGAGAAAGGGGAAATGCTGCACGATTTATTTTAGAATTAAGTTATCGtggatatacgtgatatactagcaCCATCTAAGCTTGCATATGCATTCCTTATTATAGGATTGGCGTGCTAGTTGCAATTAGCTCgattgttggattgcttggaTGACAAGgcatgttaaggctgtccctttatTTCTTACGGCATGATTTTTTTGATACAAACCCAttcacatgatatccataatgtccttatttttagaaatgctagaagcttatgattcttatggtattgttgataaaagttcactatgatgatgataatgatgatgattccatttctaaagataccaaagcttatagttcttgatgttctcatgatattattgagcttattccatgattattggttttattcattgatgttgatctcctcttatgattttgttctttcaaggtgagatatgttcatgatgatagttccataatgataatcggaggtttaccgaccttacatcactccgatagagttatagcttttatttgggctctcatgcatgatttatatatatgtatgtattttctcacaccgcacCGCTATATAGTCGGTCAgacaggcacgtagatgtgcgcACCACTGCAATGGGCAAGTTATGATGttaccatacatatatatacatatatacatatatatatatatatatatatatatatatatatatatatggtgtgtgtgtgtgtgtgtgtgtgtgtgtgtgtgtatatatatatatatatatatatatgtgtgtgtgtgtgtcatatatatatatatatatgtatatatatatatatatatatatatatatatatatatatatacatatatatatatatatatatatatatatatatgtgtgtgtgtgtgtgtgtgtgtgtgtgtgtaatattatatatatatatatatgttgtgtgtgtgtgtgtgtaatatatatatatatacacatatatatgtatgcatacatccgcctcaagaggcaatcagatgtataggttatctctcttatctcatgtcACTTTCCATAtctttgttatgttgttattcatgctttacatactcagtacattattcgtactaacgtccttttgtttgtggacgctgcgttcatgccagcaggtaggcagggaggcgGATCGAATCCTTAGGTGTTTCATCAGCGActtctcaggagcgctccatttgcttcggagctacAGTCTagtggtactattcttttgtgtacatacctgggcacggcggggtcctgtcccatctttatgatgttatggaCTCcttatagaggctcgtagatatatGTGTATAGTAGATGCTCCATAACCTTCTTAGGTTTatacttttgtatatcatttttgtcaAGCCTTGCtggcttgtatatatgtgtgtgtgtgtatagttGGTGATGATCATATAGATGAGCTATTATTTTGTGGATTCATGCCCTTATAGATTATATTATTCACAAGTTATCTTTCATGGTCCACCTAGAACGATAATGAGAAgcatgttaagaggtgctcggtaggttagctccgggtgcccgtcatggccctctggttgggtcatgacaaattaAGTATGCAAAACTAGAGCGAACATACAAGCTACTCAATCACcatcttatatatattatgagatGATCAACATTCCCTTTTCCTTAACTAAAAGACCTTCGGAAAATTACAAATAATTAACTACATCTTGATAGGAAAAGTTTTACTCTCTTAGCGGACTTACTTGGCATGAATTATAATGCCTAAAGAAAGTAAGTGAAAAGAAacaagcaaactcaatgagaaAGACATATTAGCAATTGCTAGCAAGAGAGCTAGCACCACCCACAAACTTCTTTAACCTTTCAGAGATTCTTGCAGCTCCATATTCAGGTGTGCACTCTCCCTGCATCTACAATGGAGCAAACAAACACTATCTATCACATCACCAACATTAAAAGCCACAACCCCTCAATAGAAATTTATATAAAGtgaagaaatataaaaaaaaatggccatagTATGCTACCTTTGAATGTATGGAATGAAAAACGGTGTCATTAGTGACAGTATAACTAGCATTTATGACTTGTACACCTTCTTCATGAAGCATACGTATTATATCATTGAACATCAACTGATTATTCAAATTAGTAATTAGAGCAACCTTTAGAGCTGAATCCACACTTTGGATTTCAATATGTGGCAACGGCAACCGTTCCGTTCTTGACCTTGAACTTGCATTTACACCTGCTGTTAAGCTTTCTTTTCTCTGTCTCGTTCTCTCCAAATTTATCTGCAGTTTCTTTATGTAGTTGGCTGCTTCTTCCAGTTGATCTGGCAGTGACAAAACTACCTGCAAAGCCCAGATAattacatcatttttttttgggggggttgggggggttgggggggagggggaaaACTTGTTACAACTTACAATGAAGCAATTTCATAATTTGTTTTGTAACAAACATGTGAACACCAATGAAGATTTTATCTTTTACTCCATCCATCCCAATTTAGGTGTCAATATTTGATTGGGCATGGAGTTTAGaaaatataaatgaattttgaaacttgtggtcttgCTATACAATACAAAAATCTGAGTATATATGATTCTACTGGATCTGACTATATGATACAAATCGGGCGGATTTAATTTGGGAAGGGCCGGAGACTGAATGATGACATGCATGAAATAGAAGAGAGAAATATTATTGTTGGAGATAAGTAAAccaaaaggataaaaaaaaattattggagaAAATTAAGTAAACTAAAAGGATAAAGAAAAGAACCTTAGAATGCTGATGATGGGGGACAAGAGAATTGAGCTTCAAGTAGAGATCTTTCATTTGATTTCTTCTGTTTTTCTCAATTGTCTTTCTATCAACTTTACATGATGAGGAACTAGGGTTGTTACACTGTTGCTCCATCAATATACCTCTTCAACTAAATTGGAAATAAAGACCTCACTACTGATTACTATATCAGAAGATGTATAAATCGAGTAAGATTAAATTAAATGGAAGGGAAAAGGCAATGACTGCAGAAAAAGTTTGTGTTTTCATGAGAGAATATTTAGGCCTTTACTTTTTATGGGTCCAGTAAGATTAAATTAAACGGagaatgacatatatatacataagaatatgatatatttacaaaatatgacaaTACTTTTTAGTTTACAGAACATAacaatagatttcttacaaaaaatttcgctcaataatttatgtatgaaaatggtatgaaatgtgtatttcttgctcaagacttagaaaatttcactcaatattttgtgtatgaaaactgtatgaaatatgt from Lycium ferocissimum isolate CSIRO_LF1 chromosome 2, AGI_CSIRO_Lferr_CH_V1, whole genome shotgun sequence includes:
- the LOC132048205 gene encoding transcription factor bHLH162-like; its protein translation is MEQQCNNPSSSSCKVDRKTIEKNRRNQMKDLYLKLNSLVPHHQHSKVVLSLPDQLEEAANYIKKLQINLERTRQRKESLTAGVNASSRSRTERLPLPHIEIQSVDSALKVALITNLNNQLMFNDIIRMLHEEGVQVINASYTVTNDTVFHSIHSKMQGECTPEYGAARISERLKKFVGGASSLASNC